Proteins from a genomic interval of Candidatus Binatota bacterium:
- the clpP gene encoding ATP-dependent Clp endopeptidase proteolytic subunit ClpP, which produces MNLVPIVVEQSGRGERSYDIFSRLLKERIVFLSGEVDDTTAALVTAQMLFLEAEDPEKDIFLYLNSPGGQVTAGLAIYDTMQYIRPPVSTLCLGQAASMGAVLLAAGAKGKRYALPHSRVMIHQPLGGAQGQATDVDIQAREILRVRALLNEILARHTGQDLATIEESTDRDHFMDGSQAVEFGIIDEVIEQRPDSK; this is translated from the coding sequence ATGAATCTTGTACCTATAGTGGTCGAACAGTCCGGCCGTGGCGAGCGTTCTTACGACATATTTTCTCGACTGCTGAAGGAGCGTATAGTTTTTCTCAGCGGCGAGGTTGACGATACGACGGCGGCGCTGGTGACGGCACAGATGCTGTTTCTGGAAGCAGAGGACCCGGAGAAAGATATTTTTCTCTACCTGAACTCACCCGGAGGGCAGGTCACGGCGGGGCTGGCCATCTATGACACGATGCAGTATATCCGCCCGCCGGTGTCGACCCTCTGCCTCGGGCAGGCCGCGAGCATGGGTGCTGTTTTACTGGCTGCGGGCGCCAAGGGTAAACGTTACGCACTGCCCCATTCGCGGGTGATGATACACCAGCCGCTGGGCGGTGCGCAGGGGCAGGCCACCGACGTGGACATACAGGCGCGCGAGATCCTGCGGGTGAGGGCACTACTTAACGAAATACTGGCAAGACACACGGGGCAGGATCTTGCTACAATAGAGGAAAGCACCGACCGGGACCATTTCATGGACGGGTCGCAGGCAGTTGAGTTCGGAATCATCGACGAAGTCATTGAGCAGCGGCCCGACAGTAAGTAG
- the tig gene encoding trigger factor — translation MAGIQAKVKKNDSVSRVLVVSVDHERVEAEMTTAFSNIASKAKVKGFRKGKAPREVLEQEYGGEVREDVIGRLIEDAVIEVVREHELDIVGPPHLTSREYQPAEGLKFEATVEIRPKVKLGRYKRSKADRKVARVEDDQVSEAMESLRQRMAVLEAEEDRVNVQAGDVITMDMYASFEGQPLDRYSRDGQQVEVGSGNLPDDFERGLLGVTRSIPTPIDVRFPENNGEDSEVAGRLVRFQVTVREIKNKIVPALNDSFAAELGWDGVEDLASLREKVSGELHERASQEADRRVRGELLETLVGKSKLDLPPLLVERTAMSMLGEMGMRDIPRDKFDELKGIVQPEAEKRVRAGFVLDAVAEAESLGVEPEEMEKRVGEQLAAAGERAGELRQHYSQPGAVADLRMGMLRDKAMDCLVEQATLNDVEVDPADVAAPLQTG, via the coding sequence ATGGCTGGAATACAGGCGAAAGTTAAGAAGAACGATTCGGTGAGCAGGGTGCTCGTCGTCAGTGTGGACCACGAGCGTGTCGAGGCCGAAATGACCACGGCTTTCAGTAACATAGCGAGTAAGGCCAAGGTAAAGGGTTTCCGCAAGGGCAAGGCTCCACGCGAGGTGCTCGAGCAGGAATACGGCGGCGAGGTCCGAGAGGATGTCATCGGCCGTCTCATCGAGGACGCCGTAATAGAGGTAGTGCGCGAGCACGAGCTCGATATTGTCGGCCCGCCACATTTGACCAGCCGCGAGTATCAACCGGCCGAGGGCTTGAAGTTTGAGGCCACCGTGGAGATCCGCCCCAAGGTGAAGCTCGGCCGCTACAAGCGCTCAAAGGCTGACCGCAAGGTTGCTCGAGTGGAAGACGACCAGGTCAGCGAGGCCATGGAATCGCTGCGCCAGCGCATGGCGGTGCTCGAGGCCGAGGAAGACAGGGTCAACGTCCAGGCGGGCGATGTCATAACGATGGATATGTACGCCAGTTTTGAGGGCCAGCCCCTGGATCGCTACAGCAGGGATGGCCAGCAGGTGGAGGTGGGCAGTGGCAACCTGCCCGACGACTTCGAGCGTGGTCTGCTTGGCGTGACCCGCAGCATTCCCACGCCCATAGACGTGCGCTTTCCAGAAAACAACGGCGAGGACTCCGAAGTGGCCGGCCGCCTGGTGCGCTTCCAGGTCACGGTCAGGGAGATCAAGAACAAGATAGTGCCCGCGCTCAACGATTCGTTTGCGGCCGAACTCGGGTGGGACGGCGTCGAGGACCTGGCCTCGTTGCGAGAGAAGGTAAGCGGAGAACTCCACGAGCGTGCTTCGCAGGAAGCCGACCGACGCGTGCGCGGCGAGTTGCTCGAGACGCTGGTGGGCAAGAGCAAGCTTGACCTGCCGCCGCTGCTGGTCGAGCGCACTGCCATGAGCATGCTGGGCGAGATGGGAATGCGCGACATTCCGCGCGACAAGTTCGACGAGCTCAAGGGCATAGTCCAGCCCGAGGCCGAGAAGCGGGTGCGGGCGGGTTTCGTGCTCGACGCGGTGGCCGAGGCCGAGAGTCTCGGCGTGGAACCCGAAGAGATGGAGAAGCGGGTGGGGGAGCAGCTGGCCGCAGCCGGTGAGCGCGCGGGCGAACTACGCCAGCACTATTCCCAGCCGGGGGCAGTGGCCGATCTCAGGATGGGGATGCTCAGGGACAAGGCCATGGATTGCCTGGTTGAGCAGGCGACGCTCAATGACGTCGAAGTCGACCCGGCCGATGTTGCCGCCCCCCTCCAAACGGGCTAG